CCCGAGGGCTCCGGCCACCAGCGCCCGCATCAGTTTTCGGCGTTCTTCGTCGATCACGCTTCGCACCCGTTTCCGCCGGCGCCTCCCGGCGCCCGCTCAGATCCGCGCCTTCACCTCTTCCGCCCTCGCACGGGTGACCTCGTCCACCTCGTCGTGCAGCGAGCGCCCGTGCGAGTCCATGGTCACGATCAGAGGGCCGAAGCGGTCGGTCTCGAACACCCAGACCGCCTCGGCCATCCCCAGCTCCTTCAGGAGATGGACCGCCTTCACCCTGGGCAGGGACTTCGCGGCCAGGGCGCCGGCGCCGCCGGTGAAGTTGGTGAACACCGCCTTGTGCTTCACCAGCGCGTCGCGGGTCTTCGCGCCCATGCCCCCCTTCCCGACGATCACCTTGGGCCCGAACTTCTCGAGGAACCGCGCCTCGAGGGAGTCCATGCGGGCGCTGGTCGTCGGACCCGCGGCGACGGCCTGCCACGTCCCGCCGACCTGCTTCATGATGGGGCCGCAGTGGTAGAGCGCGAGCCCGCGGGGGTCGAGCCCCTCGACGCCGTGTTCCAGGAGGTGCATGTGCGCCTCGTCGCGGGCGGTGAACAGGATCCCCTTGAGGTAGAGGATGTCCCCGGCCCGCAGCTTCTCGATCTCGTCGTCCCGGATCGGCGTGCTGAGCGTGTATTCCATGTCGGCCCCCTCTACTGCTCGACCCTGACGTCGAGGTTCTTGCTCACGATCACCCGGGCACGCCGGTCCGCCCAGCACTGCACGGCGAGGGCGACCGGGTAGGACGCGGGGTGGCGAAAGGTGTACTCCACGTGCACGTCGAGCGCCGTCGTCCGGCCTCCGAGCCCCATCGGCCCGACGCCCAGGTCGTTCAGGTCGTCGAGGATCGCGGCCTCGAGATCGGCGACCGGCTTCTCGGCGTGGTGCCGGCCGAGCGGCCTCGACAGGGCGCGCTTCGCGAGCCTGAGCGCGAGGTCCGCGGGCGAGCCCAGTCCGATGCCCAGGATCAGCGGCGGGCACGGCTTCCCGCCGGCCCTCTGGATGTGGTCGACGAGCCGCTTCCTGAACCCCTTGATCCCCTCCGCGGGCGTGAGCATCCAGAGGAACGACTGGTTCTCGCTCCCGCCCCCCTTGGGCAGGACGTCGATCACCATCGAGTCGCCCTCCGTGAACATCACGTCCACCATCGGCATGTTCGGCCCCGTGTTGTCACCGGGGTTCGCGCCGGTGAGCGGGTGGGCCGTGTTCGGGCGCAGCGGGATCTCCCCGGTGGCCTTCACCAGGCTTCGGCCGAGCTGCCGGATGATCCCGGCGGTGTGCGGAAAGTCGAAGCCCGCGGTGATGTAGAACGAGACGATGCCGGTGTCCTGGCAGATCGGCCGCTTCTCGTCCCGCGCGACCTCGACGTCCTCCAGGATCGCCCTGAGCTGCGAGCGGGCGATCTCGCTGTCTTCCTTCTGGGCGGCGCGGGCGAGCGCGTCCTCGACGTCCCGAGGGATCAGGACCGAGGCGCGGAGGATCGCCTCCTCGATGTGGGCTCCGACGGTCATGACGTCCATCTCGTGGCCTCCTCTCCTGCTGTGGGTCGAGTCTTCATCTCCGGGACGGCTCCGCCTCCTGCCCCTCGCGGAACACTTGCCCGGTGAATACGGAGAACGCCGCCCCTTCCTTCCACGCGTCGGACGGGAGACCCGCCTTGCGGGAGAGGTGCGAGAGCGTCTCCTCCAGCGTCCATCCTTGCTCCCCCGGGACCTGGGGGAGGAACACGGCCCGGCGGCCGGCCTTGTCGATCACGATCCCGTGGGTCCCGAGCTTGATGTCGCGCCACGAGGCGACCGTCTTCGGGGGGGACAGCAGCGTGATCTCGACCTCGAGGCGTGGCAGCTCCTCGGCCCGGACCGGCTCGAACCGGCCGTCGTGGAGCGCCGCGTTGACGGCTGCGACGATGACCGCGTTCCGAAGCGGCAGCACCGGGAAGATCTGGCCGACGCACCCTCTCAGCTTTCCCTCGCGGGCGACCTCGACCGGGTCGGTCCGGTTCAGGGTCACGAACACGCCGCGGAGCTGATCGAGGTCCTTCCGGTCCCGCGGGAGCGCTGCGAGCGCCGCGTCCATCGCGGCCGAGCCCCCGAGCTGCGTTTCGACGGTCGCCCGCGCAAGGGCCAGGAGCTTCCGGCCGAAGGCCGCTTCGAAAGGCGGGGCGGACGCCGAGCAGGTTTCGTGCGCGGGAGGCGTCTCCATCGTCTTGCCGCCGGACGGCCTGCCCTCGACGAAGGCGATCGCGGCGTACGTGACCGAGTTGTCGTCCTCGACCTGAGGGATGTCGATGGAGGCGTAACGTGCGAGGAGTACTCCCTCGGCCTTCGGCGAGATCCTCGGCAGGAGCTCGAGGAGGACGCCGATGCCTTCGCGCCCGCAGATGCTGTCCCGCGTCTCCTCGAGGTGCTTTAGGAACCCTTCCGCGTCCTTCTTGAGGATGAGGTCAACGGCGCGTTCGTTCTGCGCGCGAATCCTCCCCCTCGCGACCACGGCCGACGGGCCGAACGGAGCGTAGCGATACCGGGGTCCGTAGTGCGTGAAGTCGCTGGAGAAGACGAACAGCGTCTTCCCGTCGTGGAGGCGCGCGAGCCTCTCCGCCATGGCCTTCCGGCTCTCCGTTGTGGTCTCCCCGACGACGATCGGGACGACGCAGAACGGTCCGAGCGCCCTCTGGAGAAAGGGCAGCTCGATCTCGACGCTGTGCTCCTGTTCCTCCGCCCCGGGAACGGTTCGGACGAGCTTCCCGTCGCGCAGGGCCTCCACGGCGAGCTGGCAGACCGGAACGTCGCCCAGCGGCGTCGCGTACGCGTCGGCGTCCGTGACCGAGAACCCGTCGAACGGCACGTGGTGCGAAGGTCCCAATACCACGACGCGGGAAAAATCTCCTCGCTTGAGGTTGCGGAACGCGGCGGCGGCGACCACGCCGGACCAGCGCCAGCCCGCGTGCGGCACCACGAGCGCGACGGGCCTCCGATCGAGGGCCGGCGCGGGCGCCGAGTCCGCGAACATCTGCTCGAGCTCCCCGATCGCGACCGCCCGTTCACCGGGATACCAGTCCCCGGCGATGGCCGAAGGCCGGACCCGCGACGACGCGGGCGGGGCCTGGGCGGCGAGCGCTCCGGCGAGGATCAGCGTGAACGTGAAGTGCGAGCTCGTCATGACGGCCTCCTCGCGGGACGGAGCGTGAACGAGGATCCGCGAGACCTCGACTCGCCGACTCTCGTGACCCGGACGGCGGCCAGGTCGTTGACCGGGCACTTCGCCTCGCACAATCCGCAGCCGACGCATCGCGACGGGTCCATGTGGGGCCGCTCCAGCCTCACGACACCGCCGTCCCGGACCGCGACCTCGACCGGCTCGAGCCAGATCGCCTTGGGGCTCGTCGGGCAGACTTCCTGACAGACGATGCAGGGGATGTCCGCGCCCCACGGGAGGCAGCGCCCGGGATCGAAGAACGCGGTCCCGATCCGGATCGCCTCCGCCTCCGGCTTCGTCCACCCCTTCTCGTCCGGCCCGAGGGGCCGGATCGCCCCGGTGGGGCACACGTGCCCGCAGAGGGTGCAGCTCGGCTCGCACCAGCCCCGTCGCGGCACCAGGACCGGGGTGTACACCCCCTCGATGCCCGCCTCGCCCATCGAGGGCTGGAGCGCGGTGGTCGGACACGCGTTGACGCAGGCCCCGCACCGGACGCAGCGCGAGAGGAATTCCGCCTCCGGGCAGGCGCCGGGTGGCCGGATCGCGAGCGGCCCGGGCGCCGAGGCGGAGCCGGCAGAAGCCCTCGAGAGCGGGATCAGCGCCGCCCCCGCCAGGGCCGCGCCGAGGATCTGGCGCCTGCGGAGATCGACGCCGCCCGACGGCGCCGCGGCCGGCACGAACGCGCGGAACGCGATCGCCCCTTCGGGGCAGGCGTCGATGCAATTCAGGCAGACGTGGCACTCCGAGATACGGTGCTTGGAGAAGGGCTCGTCCGCGCCCTGGCAGTCCGCGGCGCATCGGTTGCAATGGGTGCAGCCGTCGAAGTCCACCTCGATCCTGAAGATCGCCGCCCGCGCGATCCAACCGAGCAGCGCGCCGAGCGGGCACAGCGCCCGGCACCACCAGCGCGCGATCCAGCGGTTCAGGACCAGGAGCGCGACGAAGACCGCCCCGGTGAGCCAGGCCCCCTCGAAGATCCGAGCGCGGAAGCCTCCCACGGCGAGCACCGCGAAGAGCGCCGGCGAGAGCGCGGAGCCGATCGACCGCGTTGCGAGCGAGAGCGGATCGAGCAACCCCGTGAGGAGGCTTCCCGCGGCCGCCGCGACGAGCGCCGCGATCAAGAGGAGATACTTGAGACGGTAGTGGGGACGCCACCGGTTCGTCTCGATCGCCGGGCCGTGGCGCAGCCTCCGCGTGACCCACGATGCGACGTGATGGAGCGTCCCGATCGGGCAGACCCATCCGCAGAACGCCCGCCCGAGCAGGACCGTGAGACCGACGATCGCGAGGCTCCACAGGAGCCCGGCCGGCAGGATCCACGACGACAGGAGCAGCCCGACGGCCGATAGCGGATCGAGGTGGAACAGCCACCGCACCGGGAACCGGCGGATCCCTTCGTCGGTCATCGCCCACAGCGCGAGCAGGAACAGGACGAGGAAGAACCCCTGGTAAACGAGCCGGACCGCTCTCGGCGCGTACGCGCTTCGGCCCGAGCCACGCTTCGGCGCTCCGGAGGCGAGGATCTCAAGCCCCGGCATGGATCTCCCCCAAGGGGCGCGTCCCCGCGTGGATGGATCCGAGGCCGCGCGTCTCGGCGAGCGCGACGTGGGGGACCTCCCGGGGATCGAGTCCGAGGAGCGTGGCGCCCCACGCGTCGAGCGCGACCGGGTCGGTCCCCGCGGCGATGGCTCCCACCCGCTTCACGTCGTCCAGCCGCCCCCCGGTGGGACCCCCGCGCAACATCACCCGGGTCGCGTCCACCACGGTGAGCGTCGGCCTGAACGCGACGGACAGGTCCACGATCGAGGCGGAGATCTGCTGGTGGAGGCGCGCCCGCGTCCCGCCCAGGAGGCCGTAGCCATTCTTGAGGCCGCAGGTTAGGCGGGTCAGTCCGTGGACCTTCACCACCGGGACGTTGATCAAGCGGTCGGCGGCGAGGGCCGGGGCGAACACTTCCCAATCGTCCAGGACCACTCCGCCGATGGACGCCAGCACGAAACCGGCTCCCGGCGGGATCTGCACCTCGGCCCCCGCGCTCCGGGCGGCCCTTGCGATCCCGGACCGCTCCGCGACCCTCACGGCGTCGTGGACCGGCACGTCGGCCACGACGACCCGGGCCGCCCGCGCCTCGAAGCAGAGCCTCACCACCTCGGCGACGACGTCCGGGTCGGTGTTCGCTCCCTGCTCCGGGGTGCGGTCCCACGCCATGTTGGGCTTGACCAGGACCGTCTCGCCCGGGTGGACGAACCGCTCGATCCCTCCCACCGCGTCCACTGCCGCGCGCACCGCCGCGGCGGCCGCTTCGCCGCGCGCCACGGCCAGGCGCGGCTTCCCGGCAAGATCCGGCACGCGGCGGTCCGGCGGCGCCTTCGCCACCCTCGCGGCGCGCCACCTCCCAGGGGAAAAGAGCCCCAGTGCGCCGGCGGCCCCCGCGGCGCCGAGGACGAGCCCGGCCTGGCCGAGCCTGCGTAGGAACTCGCGCCTCGGACGCCCGTCGCTCACCGTCCCCTCCCCAGACCGTCGAGGATCGCGCGGTCGACTCTTCCGGCTTCGGCGATGAGACGCGCGGGGTCCGTCGTCGCGTCAGGGTCCGCGATGAGCCGCACGTACGCCCGTCCCCGCCGAAACAGCACCGACTGCGGATCCGATGAAGCCTCGTCGCCGGGTCCGTCCGTCCGCTTGGGACCCACATCGTGAGCAAGAACTCTGCCCGCTCCCTCGGGGGAGGAAAACAGCAGGATCTCAAGGGTCCCTTTAGGGTCCGCGAGGTCCCAGGCGAGGAGCCTCACGCACCCCTGCGCGCGGAGGTAGTCTTCCGCCCCATCGACGCGCTCGTGGAGCCGTTCCGGCGTGAGGTCGGCCTGTGGGTCGGGAAGCCCCGGCCATGGCGATGGTTTCCCGGGAGCCGGCCCGGCGGCACGGGTGGCCGGGTCCGCCGGCAGCGGCACGGGATTCACGATGCCGTGGAGGAGCCAGCCCGCGATGGCCGCCAGCGGCAAGAGCAGCAGCAGGGCGGTGAAGAGCGAGCGGGAACGGCCTCGAGCCATACGGCCCTTTCAGCCCGGCGGCGCCGTCGGTCCGGCGCCTCGCCAGGGGCGTAGTGTATCAGCCGGGCGGTTCGAGGTCGCGGGGGCTTTCCTCTGGTAGGATTCTCCGCGTGCCCCTGCCGCGGATCCAGAACTACATCGGCGGCGAGAGCTGCGACCCGGTCTCGTCGTCGTGGCTCGACGACGTCGATCCGGCGGTCGGGCTCCCCTACGCGCGGGTGCCCGACTCCGACGAGCGCGACGTTGCCGAGGCCGTCGCGGCGGCGGAGCGGGCGTTCCCCGGCTGGGCGGCGACACCCGCCGCCGAGCGTTCGCGCCACCTGCTCGCGATCGCCGCGCTCCTGGAGCGGGACCTCGATCCGCTCGCGGTCGCCGAGTGCGTCGACACCGGCAAGCCCCTCGCGCTCTCGCGGTCCCTCGACATCCCCAGGGCGATCGCGAACTTCCGCTTCTTCGCCACGGCGATCCTCCACACGGCCACCGAGGCGCACGAGACCGACGGCGTCGCGCTCAACGTGACGCTCCGAACCCCCCGGGGGGTCGCGGCGTGCATCTCGCCGTGGAACCTCCCGCTCTATCTTCTGACGTGGAAGATCGCGCCGGCCCTCGCCACGGGGAACACGGTCGTCGCGAAGCCGAGCGAGCTCACCCCCATGACCGCCTATCGCCTGTCGGCTCTCTGCCGCGAGGCGGGGCTCCCGCCCGGAGTCCTCAACATCGTCCACGGGTTGGGGTCTCGCGCCGGCGTCCCCCTGGTCGAGCA
This portion of the Terriglobia bacterium genome encodes:
- a CDS encoding FumA C-terminus/TtdB family hydratase beta subunit, producing MEYTLSTPIRDDEIEKLRAGDILYLKGILFTARDEAHMHLLEHGVEGLDPRGLALYHCGPIMKQVGGTWQAVAAGPTTSARMDSLEARFLEKFGPKVIVGKGGMGAKTRDALVKHKAVFTNFTGGAGALAAKSLPRVKAVHLLKELGMAEAVWVFETDRFGPLIVTMDSHGRSLHDEVDEVTRARAEEVKARI
- a CDS encoding fumarate hydratase, which encodes MTVGAHIEEAILRASVLIPRDVEDALARAAQKEDSEIARSQLRAILEDVEVARDEKRPICQDTGIVSFYITAGFDFPHTAGIIRQLGRSLVKATGEIPLRPNTAHPLTGANPGDNTGPNMPMVDVMFTEGDSMVIDVLPKGGGSENQSFLWMLTPAEGIKGFRKRLVDHIQRAGGKPCPPLILGIGLGSPADLALRLAKRALSRPLGRHHAEKPVADLEAAILDDLNDLGVGPMGLGGRTTALDVHVEYTFRHPASYPVALAVQCWADRRARVIVSKNLDVRVEQ
- a CDS encoding DUF362 domain-containing protein, which produces MSDGRPRREFLRRLGQAGLVLGAAGAAGALGLFSPGRWRAARVAKAPPDRRVPDLAGKPRLAVARGEAAAAAVRAAVDAVGGIERFVHPGETVLVKPNMAWDRTPEQGANTDPDVVAEVVRLCFEARAARVVVADVPVHDAVRVAERSGIARAARSAGAEVQIPPGAGFVLASIGGVVLDDWEVFAPALAADRLINVPVVKVHGLTRLTCGLKNGYGLLGGTRARLHQQISASIVDLSVAFRPTLTVVDATRVMLRGGPTGGRLDDVKRVGAIAAGTDPVALDAWGATLLGLDPREVPHVALAETRGLGSIHAGTRPLGEIHAGA
- a CDS encoding 4Fe-4S binding protein, with the protein product MPGLEILASGAPKRGSGRSAYAPRAVRLVYQGFFLVLFLLALWAMTDEGIRRFPVRWLFHLDPLSAVGLLLSSWILPAGLLWSLAIVGLTVLLGRAFCGWVCPIGTLHHVASWVTRRLRHGPAIETNRWRPHYRLKYLLLIAALVAAAAGSLLTGLLDPLSLATRSIGSALSPALFAVLAVGGFRARIFEGAWLTGAVFVALLVLNRWIARWWCRALCPLGALLGWIARAAIFRIEVDFDGCTHCNRCAADCQGADEPFSKHRISECHVCLNCIDACPEGAIAFRAFVPAAAPSGGVDLRRRQILGAALAGAALIPLSRASAGSASAPGPLAIRPPGACPEAEFLSRCVRCGACVNACPTTALQPSMGEAGIEGVYTPVLVPRRGWCEPSCTLCGHVCPTGAIRPLGPDEKGWTKPEAEAIRIGTAFFDPGRCLPWGADIPCIVCQEVCPTSPKAIWLEPVEVAVRDGGVVRLERPHMDPSRCVGCGLCEAKCPVNDLAAVRVTRVGESRSRGSSFTLRPARRPS
- the amrB gene encoding AmmeMemoRadiSam system protein B; translation: MTSSHFTFTLILAGALAAQAPPASSRVRPSAIAGDWYPGERAVAIGELEQMFADSAPAPALDRRPVALVVPHAGWRWSGVVAAAAFRNLKRGDFSRVVVLGPSHHVPFDGFSVTDADAYATPLGDVPVCQLAVEALRDGKLVRTVPGAEEQEHSVEIELPFLQRALGPFCVVPIVVGETTTESRKAMAERLARLHDGKTLFVFSSDFTHYGPRYRYAPFGPSAVVARGRIRAQNERAVDLILKKDAEGFLKHLEETRDSICGREGIGVLLELLPRISPKAEGVLLARYASIDIPQVEDDNSVTYAAIAFVEGRPSGGKTMETPPAHETCSASAPPFEAAFGRKLLALARATVETQLGGSAAMDAALAALPRDRKDLDQLRGVFVTLNRTDPVEVAREGKLRGCVGQIFPVLPLRNAVIVAAVNAALHDGRFEPVRAEELPRLEVEITLLSPPKTVASWRDIKLGTHGIVIDKAGRRAVFLPQVPGEQGWTLEETLSHLSRKAGLPSDAWKEGAAFSVFTGQVFREGQEAEPSRR